From Ramlibacter tataouinensis, the proteins below share one genomic window:
- a CDS encoding alpha/beta hydrolase family protein has protein sequence MTLAAWPNPSGPFPVGAIEFDLHDDSRATMYATPPKIGRTLTVTCWYPATSVENRKRKSYLKPEEAPINEFFEVLKVSAEKRQQVGALLTAAYIDAPVAPGKFPILVFCHGGGSYREQSTVLMEHLASQGYVVASVAHPHEAGSYVSATGTLLKTDAAHLSDLAKLQAILGQYVDWMRSDSMQTRIEALRGMIRPLRDTWLGGLANTWADDLLLVADRIIDGAIDHISGAVLSEVGYFGMSYGAHVAALAAMKDVRAKAFVNLDGGLFTAEPLGREIGIPSLCIAEDIANPAIAALFGQEPPPAHEAGLSMLHALYTHPDGTQNQLVQHVTIRGAGHGDFTDFPLVLGPIPTFVCFPAGTRVLDIQCELVGAFFDLHIRGEGSSFRDFARVRFAEDVVVHKIRPQAS, from the coding sequence ATGACCCTCGCTGCTTGGCCGAATCCTTCCGGCCCCTTCCCCGTGGGCGCCATTGAGTTTGACCTGCACGACGATTCAAGGGCGACAATGTATGCCACGCCGCCCAAGATTGGGCGGACCCTTACCGTCACGTGCTGGTATCCCGCAACTTCGGTTGAAAATCGCAAACGGAAGTCATACCTGAAGCCGGAAGAAGCGCCGATCAACGAATTCTTCGAGGTCTTGAAGGTTTCCGCCGAGAAGCGGCAGCAGGTTGGAGCACTCTTGACCGCCGCGTACATCGACGCGCCCGTGGCCCCCGGCAAATTTCCGATCTTGGTCTTTTGTCACGGTGGAGGATCCTATCGGGAGCAGAGCACCGTCTTGATGGAGCATCTCGCGAGCCAAGGCTACGTTGTGGCGAGTGTCGCTCATCCGCACGAGGCAGGGTCTTATGTCTCCGCGACGGGTACGTTGCTGAAAACCGACGCAGCCCATTTGAGTGATCTTGCAAAGCTGCAAGCCATCTTGGGGCAGTACGTCGACTGGATGCGCTCGGATAGCATGCAAACTCGCATTGAAGCACTAAGGGGAATGATCCGCCCGCTGAGGGACACTTGGCTTGGCGGACTTGCAAACACCTGGGCGGACGACTTGTTGCTCGTGGCGGATCGAATCATTGACGGCGCCATCGATCACATTAGTGGTGCAGTGCTGTCTGAAGTGGGTTACTTTGGGATGTCCTACGGGGCGCACGTCGCTGCACTCGCAGCGATGAAGGACGTAAGGGCCAAAGCGTTCGTCAACCTCGACGGAGGCCTTTTTACGGCAGAGCCGCTTGGTAGAGAGATCGGGATCCCAAGTCTTTGCATCGCCGAGGACATCGCGAATCCCGCGATCGCGGCCTTATTTGGACAGGAGCCGCCACCTGCGCATGAAGCCGGGCTCAGCATGTTGCACGCGCTCTACACGCACCCGGATGGGACGCAAAATCAGCTAGTCCAGCACGTCACGATCCGCGGTGCTGGCCACGGAGACTTCACCGATTTCCCCCTCGTGTTGGGCCCCATTCCGACCTTCGTTTGTTTTCCAGCCGGAACGCGCGTGCTCGATATTCAATGCGAATTGGTTGGCGCGTTCTTCGATCTTCATATCCGAGGTGAGGGATCCAGCTTTAGAGATTTCGCCCGAGTCCGATTCGCGGAAGATGTAGTCGTTCACAAAATCCGGCCTCAGGCATCTTAG
- a CDS encoding 3-methyl-2-oxobutanoate dehydrogenase (2-methylpropanoyl-transferring) subunit alpha, giving the protein MTQDQALRLHVPEPSGRPGCATDFSYLHVSPAGAVRRPEIHTSAADTTDLAYGLIRVLDEDGQAVGPWAPTDLDAMRLRKGLRAMMKTRIFDARMLIAQRQKKLSFYMQSLGEEAIGSAHSFALEPGDMCFPTYRQQSLLLARDDIPMWEMMCQLMSNERDPMRGRQLPVMYSYKRAGFFSISGNLATQYIQAVGWGMASAIKGDAKIASAWVGDGATAEADFHTALTFAHVYRAPVILNVVNNQWAISTFQAIAGGEQTTFAARGVGCGIASLRVDGNDFLAVYAASRWAAERARSNLGPTLIEWVTYRAGPHSTSDDPSKYRPADDWQRFPLGDPIARLKQHLIRLGEWSEAQHEQAQKELEAEVAAAQKEAESYGTLLDGHIPSPAAMFEDVYKDMPEHLRRQRQELGV; this is encoded by the coding sequence ATGACTCAAGACCAAGCCTTGCGCTTGCACGTGCCAGAGCCCAGCGGGCGCCCCGGCTGCGCAACGGACTTTTCCTATCTCCACGTCTCTCCCGCCGGCGCCGTCCGGCGCCCCGAGATCCATACCTCGGCGGCCGACACCACCGACCTCGCCTATGGCTTGATCCGTGTGCTGGACGAAGACGGCCAGGCCGTCGGCCCCTGGGCGCCGACCGACCTGGACGCCATGCGGCTGCGCAAGGGCCTGCGCGCCATGATGAAGACGCGCATCTTCGACGCCCGCATGCTGATCGCGCAGCGGCAGAAGAAGCTTTCCTTCTACATGCAGAGCCTCGGCGAGGAGGCCATCGGCAGCGCGCACTCGTTCGCGCTGGAGCCGGGCGACATGTGCTTCCCCACCTATCGCCAGCAGAGCCTGCTGCTGGCGCGCGACGACATCCCGATGTGGGAAATGATGTGCCAGCTCATGAGCAACGAGCGCGACCCGATGCGCGGGCGCCAGTTGCCGGTGATGTACTCGTACAAGCGCGCGGGCTTCTTCAGCATCTCGGGCAACCTCGCGACCCAATACATCCAGGCGGTGGGCTGGGGCATGGCTTCGGCGATCAAGGGCGACGCCAAGATCGCCTCGGCTTGGGTTGGCGACGGCGCCACCGCCGAGGCCGACTTCCACACGGCGCTCACCTTCGCGCACGTGTACCGCGCGCCGGTGATCCTCAACGTGGTGAACAACCAGTGGGCGATCTCGACCTTCCAGGCGATCGCCGGCGGCGAGCAAACCACCTTCGCCGCGCGCGGCGTCGGCTGCGGCATCGCCTCGCTGCGGGTGGACGGCAACGACTTCCTCGCGGTGTACGCGGCCTCGCGTTGGGCCGCCGAGCGCGCGCGCAGCAACCTGGGGCCCACGCTGATCGAATGGGTCACCTACCGCGCCGGCCCGCATTCCACCTCCGACGATCCCTCGAAATACCGCCCCGCCGACGACTGGCAGCGCTTCCCGCTGGGCGATCCGATCGCGCGGCTCAAGCAGCACCTGATCCGGCTCGGCGAGTGGTCCGAAGCGCAGCACGAGCAGGCGCAGAAGGAACTCGAGGCCGAAGTGGCCGCGGCCCAGAAGGAGGCCGAGAGCTACGGCACGCTGCTGGACGGCCACATCCCGAGCCCGGCCGCGATGTTCGAAGACGTCTACAAGGACATGCCGGAGCACCTGCGCCGGCAGCGCCAGGAACTGGGAGTCTGA
- a CDS encoding alpha-ketoacid dehydrogenase subunit beta → MLTKTKPETAAQAEKTVPMTMIQALRSAMDVMMERDDNVVVFGQDVGYFGGVFRVTEGLQAKYGKSRCFDAPISEGGIVGAAVGMGAYGLRPVVEIQFADYFYPASDQIVSEAARLRYRSAGDFTAPLTIRMPCGGGIYGGQTHSQSPEALFTHVCGIRTVMPSNPYDAKGLLIASIENDDPVIFLEPKRLYNGPFDGHHDRPVVPWSKHEMGNVPEGYYQVPLESAAVFRPGKELTVLAYGTMVWVSECAARETGIDAEIIDLRSLWPLDLDTIVNSVKKTGRCVVVHEATRTSGFGAELVSLVQENCFYHLEAPIERVAGWDTPYPHAQEWAYFPGPARVGAVMKRVMEG, encoded by the coding sequence ATGCTGACCAAAACAAAACCCGAAACCGCGGCGCAGGCCGAGAAGACCGTGCCCATGACCATGATCCAGGCGCTGCGCTCGGCGATGGACGTGATGATGGAGCGCGACGACAACGTGGTCGTGTTCGGCCAGGACGTGGGCTACTTCGGCGGCGTGTTTCGCGTCACCGAAGGCCTGCAGGCCAAGTACGGCAAGTCGCGCTGCTTCGACGCGCCGATCTCCGAAGGCGGCATCGTGGGCGCCGCCGTGGGCATGGGCGCCTACGGCTTGCGGCCCGTGGTCGAAATCCAGTTCGCCGACTACTTCTACCCGGCCTCCGACCAGATCGTGTCGGAAGCAGCGCGCCTGCGCTACCGCTCCGCGGGCGACTTCACCGCGCCCCTGACCATCCGCATGCCCTGCGGCGGCGGCATCTACGGCGGCCAGACGCACAGCCAGAGCCCGGAGGCGCTGTTCACGCACGTGTGCGGCATCCGCACCGTGATGCCCAGCAACCCCTACGACGCCAAGGGCCTGCTGATCGCCTCGATCGAGAACGACGACCCGGTCATCTTCCTGGAACCCAAGCGCCTGTACAACGGCCCCTTCGACGGCCATCACGACCGGCCGGTGGTGCCCTGGTCCAAGCACGAGATGGGCAACGTGCCCGAGGGCTACTACCAGGTGCCGCTGGAGTCAGCGGCGGTGTTCCGCCCGGGCAAGGAACTCACGGTGCTGGCCTACGGCACCATGGTCTGGGTCAGCGAATGCGCCGCGCGCGAAACTGGCATCGACGCCGAGATCATCGACCTGCGCTCGCTCTGGCCGCTCGACCTGGACACCATCGTCAACTCGGTCAAGAAGACCGGCCGCTGCGTGGTGGTGCACGAAGCCACGCGCACCAGCGGCTTCGGCGCCGAACTCGTGTCGCTGGTGCAGGAGAACTGCTTCTACCACCTGGAGGCGCCGATCGAGCGCGTGGCCGGTTGGGACACGCCCTATCCGCATGCGCAGGAGTGGGCCTATTTCCCCGGCCCGGCGCGAGTGGGTGCGGTAATGAAACGCGTGATGGAGGGCTGA
- a CDS encoding LysE family translocator — MDPVLFFPIAVLIALTPGPNNFCALNNGIRQGVIAALVGTVGRVIAFAILLTISAIGLATTLLASESAFNVLKWVGAGYLVWLGVRCLRSKERIGFVDRQGTGTCDDRSMQKLMLQEFLLGISNPKAILLFASLFPQFINPSMPGASQFLALGATYLLAEFVSSLTYALGGRQLRRFIASRRGGARLNMVTAGVFIGAGVLLLASRR; from the coding sequence ATGGATCCGGTGCTTTTTTTCCCCATTGCCGTACTGATCGCACTAACGCCAGGGCCAAACAATTTCTGTGCCTTGAACAACGGCATCCGCCAAGGAGTGATTGCCGCGCTGGTCGGGACGGTGGGACGCGTCATTGCTTTCGCCATATTGCTGACCATCTCCGCCATCGGACTAGCGACCACGCTGCTCGCTTCTGAGTCAGCGTTTAACGTACTGAAGTGGGTTGGGGCCGGCTATCTGGTTTGGCTCGGTGTGCGCTGCTTGCGCAGCAAGGAGCGCATTGGGTTTGTTGACCGCCAAGGCACTGGCACCTGTGACGATCGATCGATGCAAAAACTGATGCTGCAGGAGTTCTTGCTAGGCATCAGCAATCCCAAGGCTATTTTGCTTTTTGCCTCGCTCTTCCCGCAGTTCATCAACCCCTCAATGCCTGGCGCGAGCCAGTTCCTCGCTCTGGGTGCCACCTACTTGCTTGCCGAATTCGTTTCTTCATTGACGTACGCACTTGGCGGACGCCAGTTGCGGCGATTCATTGCGAGCCGCAGAGGTGGAGCGCGTTTGAACATGGTGACCGCAGGAGTCTTCATTGGTGCAGGTGTTTTACTGCTCGCATCACGTCGGTAA
- the folD gene encoding bifunctional methylenetetrahydrofolate dehydrogenase/methenyltetrahydrofolate cyclohydrolase FolD, protein MTTKIIDGLQLAHQIRIDLRRRVDRLLHIGARPGLAVILVGDEAASAVYVRNKEKACHEVGIRSVVLRLPAASTEAEIVDKIGTLNADPAIHGILVQLPLPKQVNLRRVLEAIAVSKDVDGFHLYNVGGLVVGSTIFPPCTPYGVQLLLDAEGIDVEGKNVVIVGASNIVGKPMALMLINREATVTLCHAKTRDLAQYTILADILIVAAGSPKLIVPQMVKQGAVVIDVGINRLPDGSITGDVDFEGVRHKASFLTPVPGGVGPMTVTMLLENTIRSAEVAAGIEPGHLSASSKLMRTA, encoded by the coding sequence GTGACAACAAAGATCATTGACGGCCTTCAATTGGCCCATCAAATTCGTATCGACCTGCGCCGCCGGGTCGACAGGCTATTGCATATCGGAGCCCGTCCAGGTCTCGCGGTCATTCTCGTCGGTGACGAGGCGGCTTCGGCCGTCTACGTGCGGAACAAGGAGAAAGCGTGTCATGAGGTCGGAATCCGCTCTGTCGTTCTGAGACTGCCTGCAGCTAGTACGGAAGCTGAGATCGTCGACAAGATTGGAACCTTGAATGCGGATCCTGCAATCCACGGCATCCTAGTTCAATTGCCACTCCCGAAGCAGGTCAACTTGCGGCGTGTGCTTGAGGCGATCGCGGTGAGCAAGGACGTGGATGGCTTCCATCTCTACAACGTCGGCGGCCTCGTGGTCGGGAGCACGATCTTTCCGCCGTGCACTCCGTACGGCGTACAGCTGTTGCTGGACGCGGAAGGAATCGATGTCGAAGGCAAGAACGTGGTGATCGTAGGTGCAAGCAACATCGTCGGCAAGCCGATGGCACTTATGTTAATCAATCGTGAGGCGACAGTAACCCTGTGCCATGCCAAGACGCGTGACCTAGCCCAGTACACGATCCTCGCTGACATCCTGATTGTTGCGGCAGGAAGTCCAAAGCTGATCGTTCCTCAAATGGTTAAACAGGGCGCCGTCGTGATTGACGTAGGGATCAATAGGTTGCCAGATGGATCGATAACGGGGGACGTCGATTTCGAAGGCGTACGGCACAAGGCGTCGTTTCTCACGCCGGTTCCAGGCGGCGTTGGCCCCATGACAGTCACCATGCTTCTCGAAAACACCATCCGTTCTGCGGAGGTGGCTGCGGGCATCGAGCCCGGCCATCTGTCTGCTTCCTCAAAACTTATGCGAACAGCCTAA
- a CDS encoding DUF885 domain-containing protein, producing the protein MKKTSPLSRLCDAYWQLVREEQPLLALMAGQPLGLELMREAPEDHTRRAQRASEILSQAREIDPAVLDAKERVTLSLLRWELELIQEAFLSRAHNRPSLFPLGPEFLLSYASNSVALLNQRDAEDWLTRLSSIPKGLDGTIRSLQAGIDAGIRYPRLHLEGASGNVRGILKAPAKASPLHGPFLRAAGRSADIDQLAERGLEILADAVIPALTRYADFIDGPLSSVARDSISCCDDIDGRMHYEYLVRRYTTISETPEALHVLGLAEVERLEQESKIVAAAAGFGDDVAGFRRALNEDPDQYAQTAEALRQEIEVLSKRIEPILPGLFGNLPRITYGVQSIPVAISERMPPAYAQPSPADRTSAGIHWITSHPAKLPRYMHLPLALHEAWPGHLMHLALMQEQEHLPDFRRHGALGYSACLEGWALYCEGLGEDMALYDTPQKRYGRLEMEMWRAVRLVVDTGLHVKGWSREEAIEYAVARMALPRATLEAEIDRYISMPGQALAYQLGNRKFRELRKRATEKLGSKLRLRDFHDALMAAGPVTLPVLESVINDWIDAQAA; encoded by the coding sequence ATGAAAAAAACGTCCCCCCTCTCTAGACTTTGTGACGCTTACTGGCAGCTCGTTCGTGAAGAGCAGCCTTTGCTGGCTCTGATGGCAGGCCAGCCCCTGGGGCTCGAACTGATGCGCGAAGCTCCCGAAGATCACACGCGGCGCGCACAGCGTGCGAGTGAGATTCTTTCGCAAGCTCGCGAAATCGATCCAGCTGTGCTGGACGCGAAGGAACGCGTCACACTTTCTCTGCTCAGGTGGGAGTTGGAGCTGATTCAAGAAGCCTTCTTGTCGAGGGCCCACAATCGACCGTCGCTATTCCCGCTTGGCCCCGAGTTTTTGCTATCGTATGCTAGCAATAGCGTGGCGCTGCTCAACCAGCGGGACGCCGAAGACTGGCTGACGCGCCTATCTTCCATTCCGAAGGGGTTGGACGGAACGATTCGTTCGCTTCAGGCAGGCATCGACGCCGGCATTCGGTATCCCAGATTGCATCTGGAGGGGGCGTCAGGGAACGTGAGGGGCATCCTTAAAGCGCCAGCGAAGGCCAGCCCTCTTCACGGCCCTTTTTTGCGTGCCGCAGGGCGCTCAGCCGATATCGATCAGCTTGCGGAGCGTGGTCTGGAAATTCTGGCTGATGCAGTCATTCCGGCACTCACCCGATACGCGGATTTCATCGATGGGCCGTTGTCGAGTGTGGCGCGAGACTCGATTTCGTGCTGTGACGACATTGATGGGCGGATGCACTACGAATACCTCGTTCGTCGATACACGACCATCTCCGAAACACCAGAAGCCCTACATGTTCTCGGACTTGCGGAAGTCGAACGTCTCGAACAGGAGTCAAAGATCGTTGCGGCCGCTGCAGGGTTTGGGGATGATGTCGCTGGATTCCGTCGAGCGCTGAATGAAGATCCCGACCAGTACGCTCAGACTGCCGAAGCGCTTCGACAAGAAATCGAAGTCCTCTCAAAGCGCATCGAACCGATTCTCCCGGGACTCTTCGGAAACCTGCCGCGGATCACCTACGGGGTGCAAAGCATCCCTGTGGCTATCTCCGAGCGCATGCCGCCGGCTTATGCGCAGCCATCGCCCGCAGATCGGACTTCGGCTGGAATTCACTGGATCACGTCGCATCCTGCGAAACTGCCGCGCTACATGCACTTGCCGCTTGCACTGCATGAGGCATGGCCTGGCCATTTGATGCACCTCGCGCTTATGCAGGAGCAGGAGCATCTTCCTGATTTCCGTCGACACGGCGCATTGGGGTACTCCGCGTGCCTGGAGGGGTGGGCACTCTATTGCGAGGGGCTGGGCGAGGACATGGCTCTTTACGACACGCCGCAGAAGCGCTATGGCCGCCTCGAGATGGAGATGTGGCGCGCGGTCCGCCTGGTCGTCGATACGGGCCTGCACGTTAAGGGCTGGTCGCGTGAAGAGGCGATCGAGTATGCCGTTGCCCGTATGGCGCTCCCTCGCGCGACATTGGAGGCTGAGATTGATCGCTACATCAGCATGCCGGGCCAAGCACTCGCGTATCAGCTGGGGAACCGCAAGTTCCGCGAGCTCCGCAAGCGGGCTACGGAGAAGTTGGGTTCGAAGCTGCGACTTCGGGATTTCCACGATGCATTGATGGCCGCGGGACCCGTGACTCTGCCCGTCCTTGAATCGGTAATCAATGACTGGATCGACGCTCAGGCAGCATAG
- a CDS encoding dihydrolipoamide acetyltransferase family protein — MGTYVIRTPDIGEGIAEVELVAWHVKPGDLVKEDQVLADVMTDKATVEIPSPVSGKVTELVGEVGQQVAVGSDLIRLEVEGAGNVKAGVAPATATARSPHPSPLPRAGEEDKPEPVMEQKAPSPPAGESAGVRGSTEPIQRPPVQAPVAQRAPGEKPIASPAVRQRAWELGIELQFVHGSGPAGKITHEDLDIYLASRGQPIAARAGATAYAQRSGETEVPVIGLRRKIAQKMQEAKRRIPHFSYVEEIDVTELEALRARLNAKYAAERGKLTVLPLLARAVVLAVRDFPQMNARFDDDAGVVTRYNPVHLGLAAQTPSGLMVPVMRHAETLDLWASAREIARLAEAARTGKAARDELSGSTITITSLGALGGIVTTPVINHPEVAIIGVNRIVERPMFRNGLVVARQMMNLSSSFDHRVVDGMDAAEFVQAIRALLEAPAMLFVE, encoded by the coding sequence ATGGGAACGTACGTTATTCGCACGCCCGACATCGGCGAAGGCATCGCAGAAGTGGAACTGGTGGCCTGGCACGTCAAGCCCGGCGACTTGGTCAAGGAAGACCAGGTGCTGGCCGACGTGATGACCGACAAGGCCACGGTCGAAATCCCCTCGCCGGTGTCTGGCAAGGTGACGGAGCTGGTGGGCGAGGTGGGGCAGCAGGTTGCCGTGGGCTCCGACCTGATCCGGCTGGAGGTGGAAGGGGCTGGCAATGTGAAGGCGGGCGTGGCTCCTGCGACGGCAACTGCCCGTAGCCCTCACCCCAGCCCCCTCCCGCGTGCGGGAGAGGAAGACAAACCCGAACCGGTCATGGAACAAAAAGCTCCCTCTCCCCCCGCAGGGGAGAGTGCAGGGGTGAGAGGTTCGACCGAGCCCATCCAGCGTCCGCCCGTCCAGGCTCCGGTCGCCCAGCGTGCCCCCGGCGAGAAGCCCATCGCCTCGCCCGCCGTGCGCCAACGCGCCTGGGAACTCGGCATCGAACTCCAGTTCGTGCACGGCAGCGGCCCCGCGGGCAAGATCACCCATGAAGACCTCGACATCTACCTGGCTTCGCGCGGACAGCCCATCGCGGCGCGCGCCGGCGCCACCGCCTATGCGCAGCGCAGCGGCGAGACCGAAGTGCCGGTAATCGGCCTGCGCCGCAAGATCGCGCAGAAGATGCAGGAGGCCAAGCGCCGCATCCCGCACTTCAGCTATGTCGAGGAAATCGATGTCACCGAGTTGGAGGCACTGCGCGCGCGGCTGAATGCCAAGTACGCGGCCGAGCGCGGCAAGCTGACCGTGCTGCCGCTGCTGGCCCGCGCCGTGGTACTGGCGGTGCGTGACTTCCCGCAGATGAACGCGCGCTTCGACGACGACGCGGGCGTCGTCACGCGCTACAACCCGGTGCACCTGGGGCTGGCGGCGCAGACGCCCTCCGGCCTGATGGTGCCGGTGATGCGCCATGCCGAGACCCTGGACCTGTGGGCCAGCGCCCGCGAGATCGCGCGCCTGGCCGAAGCGGCGCGCACCGGCAAGGCGGCGCGCGACGAACTGAGCGGCTCGACCATCACCATCACCAGCCTGGGTGCGCTGGGCGGCATCGTCACCACGCCGGTGATCAACCATCCTGAGGTCGCGATCATCGGCGTCAACCGCATCGTCGAGCGGCCGATGTTCCGCAACGGCCTGGTGGTGGCGCGGCAGATGATGAACCTGTCGTCCTCCTTCGACCACCGCGTGGTCGACGGCATGGACGCTGCGGAATTCGTCCAGGCGATCCGCGCGCTGCTCGAAGCCCCAGCGATGCTGTTTGTGGAGTAA
- the lpdA gene encoding dihydrolipoyl dehydrogenase encodes MRTLTTTLLVIGGGPAGYVAGIRAAQLGVQTIVVEGEKLGGTCLNIGCIPSKALIHAADEFEKARHWANHSPLGIQVPAATIDIARTVKWKEGIVQRLTGGVGVLLKRAGAQVIEGRATILDGKTVEVHTAQETLRIQCQHLVIASGSIATELPSLPFGGPVISSTEALAPTALPKRLVVVGAGYIGLELGIAYRKLGCEVAVVEMTDRILPTYDEELTRPVLASLKKLGVVLHLRCSVEGLDEGGKALRVRSSNADEFALPCDQVLVAAGRRPRTEGFGLESLHLDIAGRAIKVDDQCRTSMRDVWAIGDVSGEPMLAHRGMAQGEMVAEIIAGHRRRFAPAAIPAICFTDPEVVVAGLSPAQAEEAGLDCIQAAFPFSANGRSMTLESTEGFVRVVARRDNHLIVGWQAVGRAVSELAAAFSQSIEMGARLEDVGGTIHAHPTLGEAVQEAALRALGRALHV; translated from the coding sequence ATGAGAACCCTGACGACAACGCTGCTGGTGATCGGCGGCGGCCCGGCCGGCTATGTGGCCGGCATACGCGCGGCCCAGTTGGGCGTACAGACCATCGTGGTCGAAGGCGAAAAGCTCGGCGGCACCTGCCTGAATATCGGCTGCATCCCGTCGAAGGCGCTGATCCACGCGGCTGACGAGTTCGAGAAGGCCCGCCACTGGGCCAACCACTCGCCACTGGGCATCCAGGTGCCGGCGGCCACGATCGACATCGCGCGCACCGTGAAGTGGAAGGAGGGCATCGTGCAGCGCCTCACCGGCGGCGTCGGCGTGCTGCTCAAGCGCGCCGGCGCGCAGGTGATCGAAGGCAGGGCAACCATCCTCGACGGAAAGACCGTCGAGGTGCACACCGCGCAGGAGACCTTGCGCATACAGTGCCAGCACCTGGTGATCGCCAGCGGTTCCATCGCGACCGAACTGCCTTCCCTGCCCTTCGGCGGGCCGGTGATCTCGTCGACCGAAGCGCTCGCGCCGACCGCGCTGCCCAAGCGCCTGGTGGTCGTGGGCGCCGGCTACATTGGGCTGGAGCTGGGCATCGCGTACCGCAAGCTCGGATGCGAGGTCGCGGTGGTCGAAATGACCGATCGCATCCTGCCGACCTACGACGAGGAACTGACGCGGCCCGTGCTGGCTTCGCTCAAGAAGCTGGGCGTGGTGCTGCACCTGCGCTGCAGCGTCGAGGGCCTGGACGAGGGCGGCAAGGCGCTGCGCGTGCGCAGCAGCAACGCCGATGAGTTCGCCCTGCCCTGCGACCAGGTGCTGGTGGCCGCCGGCCGCCGGCCGCGCACTGAAGGCTTCGGCCTGGAGAGCCTGCACCTGGACATAGCGGGCCGTGCGATCAAGGTCGACGACCAGTGCCGCACATCGATGCGCGACGTCTGGGCCATCGGCGATGTCAGCGGCGAGCCCATGCTCGCGCACCGCGGCATGGCGCAGGGCGAGATGGTTGCCGAGATCATCGCCGGCCACCGGCGCCGCTTCGCGCCCGCCGCGATCCCGGCCATCTGCTTCACCGACCCCGAGGTGGTGGTTGCCGGGCTGTCGCCCGCCCAGGCCGAGGAAGCCGGGCTGGACTGCATCCAGGCCGCCTTCCCTTTCAGCGCCAACGGCCGATCCATGACGCTGGAGTCCACCGAGGGCTTCGTGCGCGTCGTGGCCCGCCGCGACAACCACCTCATCGTCGGCTGGCAGGCCGTCGGGCGTGCGGTGTCCGAACTGGCGGCGGCATTCTCGCAGTCGATCGAGATGGGGGCGCGATTGGAAGATGTCGGCGGGACGATTCACGCGCATCCGACGCTGGGCGAGGCGGTGCAGGAGGCTGCGCTGCGGGCCTTGGGCCGAGCCTTGCACGTTTGA